The window TGAACGTGCTCGTCACCCAATGGTACGGGCTGGTGGCCCCCGCAGGCACGCCGGAGCCGGTGCTTCGCAAGTTATCCGAGCACCTGAGCCGCGCGCTCGCCACGCCCGAGGTACGCGACGCCATACGCAGGGATGCGGCCGTCGAGCGCGACGTGCCGCGCGAGCGCTTCGGAAAGTACATCGCCGAAGACATCGAGCGGTACAAGGCCAGCATGACACCGGCGCTGATGAAGGAGATCGCGCAGTAGCGCGGCAGCGTGCGGCATCTGTCGATCTCAAGGAACAAAGGACATCTCACCCATGACATACAACGCCCTCGTTTCCGTCGAGCAGCTCGTCCGCGAGCAGAAGGATCAGGCCTCCCGGCCGATGGTGATCGACTGCAGTTTCGAACTGAACGACCTGGACGCAGGCCAGCGCTCTTACGACGCGGGCCACATCCCCGGCGCCATCTACGTTCATCTGGAGCACGCACTCTCGGCTGCCAAGACCGGAAGAAACGGGCGCCACCCGCTGCCCAGTCGCGAGTCCTTCGTGCAGACCATGGCCGCCCTGGGTGTGGGCGACCGTACCCAGGTGGTGGCCTATGACAATGCGGGCGGCATGTATGCCGCACGCCTGTGGTGGATGCTGCGCTGGGTGGGCCATGGCGACGTCGCCGTACTGGATGGAGGCATCGCCGCATGGAAGGCGGCCGGAGAACCCCTGAGCACGGAAACGCCTGCTGCCCGGCCTCGAGGCGACCTCACACTGCGCGATGCGTTGGTCACCACGGTGGATTACGACCAGGTGAAAGCCAACATCGACAGCCAGGAGCGGTTGGTACTCGATGCGCGCGCGCCGGATCGTTTTCGCGGAGAGAACGAAACGATGGATCCGGTAGGCGGCCATATCCCCGGCGCCCGCAACCGGCTGTTCAAAGACAACCTGCTGCCCGACGGCCGCTTCAAACCTGCGGCCCGGCTGCGTCTGGAATTCGATGCAGTCACCGGCGGGAAACCTGCAAACGCTCTGATCAATCAATGCGGCTCCGGGGTGACGGCCTGCCACAACCTCCTGGCAATGGAGGTGGCGGGTCTTCAGGGGGCTGCGCTCTATTCGGGTTCGTGGAGCGAATGGAGCGCCCAGCCCGGCGCACCGGTCGCCACCGGGCCTTCCATGCCCTGAGCACCGAAGCGACGGCTTCTTTCGTCCCGCTCCCACCCCAAGGAGATCTCCCCGTGCGCAAACGCAACTTCCTCCGAATCGGCGCCAACGCCATCGCCCTCGCCGGCCTCACAGGTCTTGCCGGAATGGCTGGACTTGCCCACGCCGCTTACCCCGAGCAACCGGTCAAGCTCGTCATCGGGTTCCCACCGGGCGGCGGCGGCGACCTTTACGGTCGCACCATCGCCAATGCCCTGGGCAAGCACCTGGGCCAGCCGATCGTGGTCGACAACAAAAACGGCGCGGGCGGCAACATCGCGGCCGAGGCCGTCGCGCGCGCACGTCCCGACGGCTACACCCTCATCCTTGCCATGAGCGGCAACATGGGCAGCGCGCCCGCCATCCGGGACAACCTGCCTTACAAGGTTCCCGAGGACTTCGTGCCGATCGCTCAACTGGTGGAGACGCCATTCGGCCTGATGGTGCCCGCCAGCTCGCCCATCAAGTCGATCAAGGAATATGTCCAAGCGGCGAAGAGCGGAAAGCTCACCTACGCCTCCACCGGCACGGGCGGCGCGGCGCAGATCGTGATGGAAATGGTCAAGCAGCAGGCCAAGGTCGACATCCTGCACATTCCCTACAAGGGTTCAGGCCCAGCGCTCAACGACCTGTATGGCGGCCTGGTCAGCAGCTTCTTCGCGCCCTACTCCCCGCTGATGCCGCAGATCACCGGCGGCAAGCTGCGCCTGCTCGCGGTCAGCAGCGGCAAGCGCGTTGCGTCGCTGCCCGACGTGCCGACGCTCAAGGAGTCGGGTATCGATGTGTTGATGACGCAGTGGTACGGACTGGCTGCGCCAGCGGGCACGCCGGAGGAGGTAGTCAACAAGATCGCGCGCGCCGTCAAGGAAGCCATGAAGGATCCCGAGGTGCTGCGTGTCTACCGCGCCGACGGCGCGCAGGAGTCTTCGCTGGCCGGCAATGCCTTCCGCGAGTTCATCGTGAAGGACATCGCCAACTACAAGCGCGCCGTGGAGCGCGGAAACCTCAAGGCCGAGTGAGCCTCCGTTGACCCTTCGATCGATCCCATGACGACCAGCACTCCCACCTACCGACCCCACAGCGCCCACTGGGGGGTGTTCTCCGCGGCATGGGACGGCGAGTCGCTGACGGTACGGCCCCATCCAGGCGATCCCGACCCCAATCCACTGATCGACAACTTTCCGGGCGGGCTGCGCCACAAAGCGCGCGTGACGACCCCGATGGTACGCAGAGGCTGGCTGGAGCGGGGCCCCGGCCCCGATGCCACCCGAGGCAGTGACGACTACGTGCCGATGGCCTGGGACGAGGTGCTGGATCTGCTGGCCGCGGAACTGCGTCGCGTGAAGGATCAACATGGCGCGCAGACGATCTTCGGCGGCTCCTACGGCTGGTCGAGCGCCGGACGCTTCCACCATGCGCAGAGCCAGGTGCACCGGTTCCTCAACACCACGATGGGCGGATACGTGCGCTCGGTCAACAGCTACAGCGCCGGTGCGTCCGGTCCCATGCTGCCGCACGTGATCGGCACCATGGAAGAGGTGGCGCGCCGCAACGTGACGTGGGAACAGATCGTCGAGCACACTGACGTGCTGCTGGCGTTCGGCGGCATGGCGCTGAAGAATTCGCGGGTGGCGTCGGGCGGCATCAGCAAGCACGTCGAGCGTGATGCGATGCGGCAGGCGGCTGCTCGCGGCTGCCGGTTCGTCTCGATCAGTCCGCTCAGGAGCGACTTGCCCGACGAGGCCGCCTTCGAGTGGCTGGCCGCGGTACCCAACACCGACACCGCCCTGATGCTGGGCCTGGTGCATCAGATCGTGAGCGATGGCGCCCACGACCGGGACTTCCTGGCCCGTTGCTGCGACGGCTGGGACACTTTCGAGGACTACCTGATGGGCCGGAGCGACGGCGTAGCGAAGAGCTGCACCTGGGCCGGGCCCATCTGCGGCCTGCCTGCGCAGCAGTTGGTAGCGCTGGCGCGCTCGCTGGTGGGCAAGCGGGTACTAGTGGTCGTGTCGCATTCGCTTCAGCGCGCGGAGCATGGCGAGCAGCCGGTATGGATGGGTGCCGTGCTGGGCGCGGCGCTGGGCCAGCTCGGCCTGCCCGGTGGCGGCTACAACTATGCGCTGGGTACGCTCGCCCACTACGGCAAGCGCAACAACGCGGTGCCCGCCGCGGCGCTGCCACAAGGCACCAACGGGGTGAAGGACTTCATTCCGGTCGCGCGCATCAGCGACATGCTCTTGAATCCGGGCCAGCCTTTCGACTACAACGGTCAGCGCCTGGTCTACCCGCACATAAGGCTCGCTTACTGGGCTGGCGGCAACCCGTTTCATCATCATCAGGATCTGAACCGACTGGCCGCAGCGTTCCGCACGCTGGACACCTTCGTCGTGCACGAGGTGGCCTGGACCGCCACCGCACGCCACGCCGACATCGTGCTGCCGTGCACCATGACGCTGGAACGCGAAGACATCGGCGCCACGCCCACCGACCCCTTGGTGGTGGCCATGCACCGCATCGCCGAGCCGCACGGCCTGGCCCGCGACGACTACGACATCTTCTGCGACCTGGCCGGTCGGCTGGATGGTCTCGAAGCCTTCAGCGAGGGCCGCAGCAGCCGCGAATGGCTGGCCCACTTGTATGAAAGAACGCGCCATGCCCTGGAAGCGCTGGGCGCGGAAGCACCAAGCTTCGAAGAATTCTGGCAGCGGGGCGAAATCACACTTCCGCAAAGGGACGACGACGGCGGCGTGCTGCGTGCACTGCGCAGCGACCCCGTCGCCCATGCGCTCAAGACACCCAGCGGCAAAGTGCAGATCAGTTCTCCGACGGTGGCCGCGTTCGGCTATGCCGACTGCCGGCCATCCTGCGTGGCTGCCGCCTGCATATGCGCCCACGGTCGAGCATCCGCTGTGGCTGGTGGCCAACCAACCGAGCACCCGGCTGCACAGTCAGCTCGACTTCGGGGGCCACAGCCAAGCCAGCAAGCGCAAGGGCCGAGAGGTCTGCACCCTCCACCCGGCGGCCGCGTCGGCTCGGGGCATCGCCGAAGGCGACGTCGTCCGGCTCTTCAACGAAATCGGCGCCTGTCTCGCCAGCGCGCATCTCAGCGCCGACATGCGCGAGGACGTAGTGCAGCTGCCCACCGGCGCCTGGTACGACCCGGTGCCCGACACGCAGGACCGCATGATGTGCGCGCACGGAAACCCCAACGTTCTGACCCGCGACATCGGCACCTCTTCGCTGGCGCAGGGCTGCGCCGGCCAGCTGACCACCGTGCAGATCGAGCGCTACGACGGTCCCTTGCCCCCCATCCGGGCCTTCGATCCACCCGCAGCTGCCGAAGGTTGCGAAAAAGGCAGCCCGCGTGGATTACAACCACCGCGGACCGCCGGAAGTTCTACGCGAGGAGACGCATTTTCAGCGACGAGTGCCAGTGTGCCTCGTTGAAGTGCTCGAAGGTTGGGTGCCGCCGAAAGCAAGCGATGGCCTCGATCCGCGCGTCCTGATGCGCAACCTGTCACACGCCCTTCCTGCCGACACGCAAGTCGTTTGCGGTGCAGGCAATTTCATGTCGTGGCCC is drawn from Variovorax sp. PBS-H4 and contains these coding sequences:
- a CDS encoding Bug family tripartite tricarboxylate transporter substrate binding protein, which gives rise to MRKRNFLRIGANAIALAGLTGLAGMAGLAHAAYPEQPVKLVIGFPPGGGGDLYGRTIANALGKHLGQPIVVDNKNGAGGNIAAEAVARARPDGYTLILAMSGNMGSAPAIRDNLPYKVPEDFVPIAQLVETPFGLMVPASSPIKSIKEYVQAAKSGKLTYASTGTGGAAQIVMEMVKQQAKVDILHIPYKGSGPALNDLYGGLVSSFFAPYSPLMPQITGGKLRLLAVSSGKRVASLPDVPTLKESGIDVLMTQWYGLAAPAGTPEEVVNKIARAVKEAMKDPEVLRVYRADGAQESSLAGNAFREFIVKDIANYKRAVERGNLKAE
- a CDS encoding sulfurtransferase; the encoded protein is MTYNALVSVEQLVREQKDQASRPMVIDCSFELNDLDAGQRSYDAGHIPGAIYVHLEHALSAAKTGRNGRHPLPSRESFVQTMAALGVGDRTQVVAYDNAGGMYAARLWWMLRWVGHGDVAVLDGGIAAWKAAGEPLSTETPAARPRGDLTLRDALVTTVDYDQVKANIDSQERLVLDARAPDRFRGENETMDPVGGHIPGARNRLFKDNLLPDGRFKPAARLRLEFDAVTGGKPANALINQCGSGVTACHNLLAMEVAGLQGAALYSGSWSEWSAQPGAPVATGPSMP